The Paenibacillus uliginis N3/975 genome has a window encoding:
- the lpxC gene encoding UDP-3-O-acyl-N-acetylglucosamine deacetylase, whose product MYQQTIGSSFKLEGITIHSGIVTCMTLHPSRPNSGIVFRRTDVEPFEIIEVKVKNVSNTERCTQLTNHNGYSVSMVEHVMSALRGMAVDNAIIDINGEEIPVLDGSSLDIATKISEVGLSRQNVEKKYLRLKKNVRVEIGKSFLEAFPCSAMSYTIGFKNVHNLPFLSDQIAYFDFELNDYLSDIALARTFGYEKDINYLRSKELIKGASLGNAVLIGESGIMSNLRFQDEFARHKLLDVIGDLALIPPFLAKIKGERTSHHLNILLARKVLKHLY is encoded by the coding sequence GTGTATCAACAAACTATTGGTAGCAGTTTTAAATTAGAAGGCATCACCATACACAGTGGAATTGTAACATGTATGACTCTTCATCCTTCACGACCTAATAGTGGAATTGTCTTCAGAAGAACTGATGTGGAGCCATTTGAAATTATTGAAGTGAAAGTTAAAAATGTATCAAACACTGAACGTTGCACCCAACTTACGAATCATAATGGATATTCGGTCTCTATGGTTGAACACGTTATGTCTGCTCTTCGTGGCATGGCCGTTGATAATGCTATTATTGATATCAACGGCGAAGAAATTCCTGTTCTCGATGGGAGTTCTTTAGACATCGCTACTAAAATATCAGAGGTCGGTCTTTCCAGACAGAATGTTGAGAAAAAATATCTTCGTTTAAAGAAAAACGTTAGAGTTGAGATAGGCAAGTCATTTCTTGAAGCTTTCCCCTGTTCTGCCATGTCATATACAATTGGTTTTAAGAACGTACATAATCTGCCTTTTCTTTCTGATCAGATAGCATACTTTGACTTCGAATTAAATGATTACCTGAGTGATATTGCACTTGCACGCACATTTGGATACGAAAAAGATATTAATTACTTAAGAAGCAAAGAACTAATTAAAGGCGCCTCTTTGGGAAATGCGGTACTGATTGGCGAAAGTGGAATCATGTCCAATTTGCGTTTCCAAGATGAATTTGCCCGTCACAAACTTTTAGATGTCATTGGAGATTTGGCCTTGATTCCTCCCTTTTTGGCAAAAATAAAAGGCGAACGAACCTCCCATCATCTAAACATACTTCTGGCACGTAAAGTTCTAAAGCATCTCTATTAA